A genomic segment from Nicotiana tabacum cultivar K326 chromosome 7, ASM71507v2, whole genome shotgun sequence encodes:
- the LOC107779642 gene encoding putative germin-like protein 2-1, translated as MALKSFVLTIAILAIVSSISHASDPSPLQDFCVAVNDSMAAVFVNGKICKDPKVVNADDFFKSGLNIPGNTSNQVGSAVTAVNVGNLPGLNTLGISLVRIDYAPYGLNPPHTHPRATEVLAVLEGTLYVGFVLSNPGPNMKNKLFTKILKPGDVFVFPIGLIHFQFNIGKNKAVAFAGLSSQNPGVITIANAVFGSDPPINDDVLAKAFQVDKKVIDYLQSQFWWDNN; from the exons ATGGCTCTCAAGTCCTTTGTATTAACCATTGCCATTTTGGCTATTGTCTCTTCAATAAGCCATGCATCTGATCCTAGTCCTTTGCAAGATTTTTGTGTTGCTGTTAACGACTCTATGGCTGCTG TTTTCGTGAATGGAAAAATATGCAAGGATCCGAAGGTTGTCAATGCTGATGACTTCTTCAAATCAGGCCTAAACATACCTGGAAATACTTCAAATCAAGTCGGATCAGCTGTAACTGCTGTGAACGTCGGCAACTTGCCTGGACTCAACACTCTGGGCATTTCGTTAGTTCGTATTGATTATGCACCATATGGTCTCAACCCACCTCATACTCACCCTAGAGCAACTGAGGTTCTTGCTGTACTCGAGGGCACTCTCTACGTTGGTTTTGTCCTTTCAAATCCCGGACCAAATATGAAGAACAAACTCTTTACAAAGATTCTAAAACCTGGAGATGTGTTTGTTTTCCCAATAGGTCTCATTCATTTTCAATTTAATATTGGAAAAAATAAGGCTGTTGCATTTGCTGGACTTAGTAGTCAAAATCCAGGAGTTATCACTATTGctaatgcagtttttggctcggATCCACCAATTAATGACGACGTCCTCGCCAAAGCATTCcaagttgataagaaagtgatcgaTTATCTCCAATCACAATTCTGGTGGGACAACAACTAA